GACTGTCCGCTCGTCGGGGTGGTAGCCTGGCCGCGGCGGGCCAGGTGGCTGCGCTCCTGGGATCGGTTGGCGCTTCCTTGGCCGGGGACGACGATCGTCGTGGCGTGGGAGACGCTGCCGGCAGGCGATCCAGCGGCGGCGCTGCGCGCGCTCTGGGAAGGGGTGGCGGCGGCCGGTCAGGCTGGCCCGCGGCGGCCCCTTCCAGTTGAGCCAGTTGAGCCAGTTGAGCCAGTTGAGCCAGTTGAGCCAGTCGAGCCAGTCGATCGGGTGAAAGCGTGAGCCTTGAGACCAACCCTTTGAGCGCGTCGCCGCCCCTTGGCTGCCCTAGCCGCGTCCGCGCGAGGCGCTGGCCGAGCGGTCGGTCGCCCGCCTGGCGGCGCCCGCTGCTCGTCGCGCTGGCGCTGGGCCAGGCCGCGGCAGCGCTGATCGCTTGCGATGCGGAACGGGTGCGCGCGCTGGAGCAGCTGCGCGATCGCGAGGCGAGCGCGCGGGTGCAGGCGCTGCGGGTGCTCGCCGCGCGGCCGGACCCGGCGCTGGCACCGAAAATTCTGCCGCTCTTGGTCGATCCAGTCGGGCGCGTGCGCCACGCCGCGCTGGTGGCGCTGGGCGTCGTGGGGACGCGCGGGCATCTCGACGCCGTGATAGCGCGCCTGCGCGATCGCGATCTCGAGGTGCGCCTGGTCGCTTTGCGTCTGCTCGGCGACAGCGGGCGGGCGCGCGCGGTGCCGACCCTGCTGCCGCTCTTGGGCGATGCCAGCGCCATCGTGCGCAATGCCGCCGCGCAGGCGTTGCAGGCCCTCGGGCGCAGCCCGCTGCAGCAACGCCAGGCTGAGGCCGCGGCGCGCTTCGACGCCGAGCTGCTACGCTTGGCCGACCCGGCGCCCCAGGTGCGGGCCGAGGCCGCACGCGAGCTGGGCCGCAGCGGAGCGGCTCGGGCCGCGGGGCCGCTCCTACGCCGGCTCGCCGTCGCGGGCGAGAGCACCCTCGTCATTGCCGCCGTGCTGCGGGCGCTCGTTCGCGTCGATGCCGCGGCGGCGCGGCGCACGCTGCGCGAGCTTGGCACTGCGGCGGATCCAGGGCGTCGGTTGGTCGCAGCCCGCGTGCTTGCGGCACTGCGGCCGCCGGCCTGGGCACTGCTGCGCGCGGCGCTCTCGGATCCCCAGCCGGAGGTGCGCGGCGCCGCTCTGCGCGGCATCTCCCGGCTGCGCGCCGCTCCGGCTGCCGCGCTCGATCCGCCCGCCGCCCTGGCCACGGTGCTCTGCGCGGCGCTGGAGCTCGAAGGCGCGGGCGCCCTGCGCTTGTTGGCGGCGGAGGCCGCGGGGGGGCATCGGCTGGGCTGTGCGCCGCAGGCGCAGGCCGCGGCGGCGCGCGCCCGGCAGGCGCTGGGCGTCGTCGAGCCCTCGGCCGGCCTGACGCGGGCCCTGCTCGAGGCCTTCGATCTGCTGGCCCGGCTGCGTCGCCAGGAGGACGGTGAGTTGCTGATCGCGCTGCTGCAGCGCGCGATGACGGTGCTGCAGTGGGAGGCGGAGCCCTGGATCGGCGCGGAGCGTTGGCGTGAGGGGGCAAGCGCCGCGGCGCCCTGGTCCGCGCCACGGGCGACGGCGATCCCCAGCGCCCGAGCCTCGGCGAAGGCCTCCGGCGAGGCCTTGCACACCTTGCTGTCGCGCTTTCACCTGCGCGCGGCCGATGGCCAGGAGCAGCCGCTGATGCCGCCGACGAGCAGCGCCGAGGCGGTGGCGTCGCGTTTTGCCTGGCTCCCGCGGACGGTCGAGACGGAGGCGTGGCTCGCGCGCGTGGCCCGCGACGCCGAGGACGCGGTGTTGGCGGCGGCGGCCCTCGATCGACTGGCCGAGGGGGCGCTGCCCGCCAGCGGGGCGCGTCGCGCCGCGTTCGTCGTCGGGGCGGGTGCCGATGGCCGCGGTGGCGGGGCTCGGCCCGAGGCTTCGTCGCCGCTGCAGCAGGCGGTGGAGGTGGGGCTCGGCTCAATCGATCGCCAGCGCCGGCGCGCGGCCACCGGCGCTTGTGTGCAGCTGCCGCCGCCGCAAGGGGAGGCCCGGGCCCTCGGGCTGCTCGGCGACGCCGACGGCGCCGTTCGTGAGGCCGCCGCGCTGGTGTTGGGGCGCCTGCGGGCGCATCAGGCGCTGCCGGCGCTGCTGGTGCTCCTGGCCCGGGATCCGTCGCCCGCGCTGGTGCACGCGCTCGCGCTCCTGAGGGATCGGCGGGCGACTCGCCCCTTGCTACGGCTGCTCGAGGAGGACCACCCCGCGCCCCGGCTCGGCGAGCGCCGGGTGGTCGTCGAGGCGCTGGGCGCGCTGGCCGATCAGGCGGCGGCGCCTGCCTTGGAGCGCGAGCTCGGCCATCCCGATTGGCGCCTGCGCCGGGCCGCCGCGAGCGCTCTGGCGCGGGCTGGGCGCGCGCGCTCGCGCGAGCTGCTCGGGGATTGCGCGGCCGACTACTACGGCGCCGTGCGGCAGGCCTGCGCCGAGGCGCTCGCGAAGCTGGCCGCGGCCCGCTGAGCCGCGTGCAGGGGGCGGGGTCCCGCGGCCGGCGGTCTCAGCGGCGGAGAACCGTGCGCACGTAGAGGCTGGAGCCCCGGCGCTTATCACTGACCCGGAAGACGATATCGTTTCTTCCGGGCACCAACGCCAAGCGGTGGAGGAAGCGCGCGCTGTGGTCGAGCTGCAGCGCTTGGCCATTGATCTGAATCGCCGTCCCCGGCCTGATCGCCCCGCGAACCTCGAGCTCCGCGGTCGTCACGACCGTACCGTTGCGCGGATAGACGATCTGCAGGTCAGGGGTCGCGTTGTCGTAGGCGACGCGCAGGCGCCGCTGTTCGCTGGTCCGCACGAGGGTCTCGCCGGCGCGGCCAACGACGTACCAAATATAGGTGCCCTCGCCGAGGTGGCCCGCGGGGAGGGTGAGCGAGGTGCTCGACGTCGTCTCGTTGACCAGCACGGTGCCGACGTCGCTCTCGCTCACGACCTTCACCGCATAGCTGGTCGCACCGGCGATCGCGTCCCAGGTGAAGACGAAGCGCGGCAAGCTGTTCTGGTAGTAAACGGTGGTGTTGCCGTAGTCCTCGCGGATCAGGTTGCGGGGCGGACGCAGATTCTCCAGGGCGCGATGCGAGGTGTCGGGCACGAGGGTCAGCCGTCCCGCGGTCGCGGCGCCGAGGCGACCGGTGCTGTTCACGGGGCGCAGGCGCCAGAAGTACACTGTTTCGCGCGCGCCTCGATCGAGCTGCAGCGTCAGCTCGCGCCGGCGCAGCGCGTCGGCGAAGAGCGGTCGCTGAAAGGCGCTCGAGCGGCTGACCTCGACGACCGTGCGTTCAGCCGGCGCTGAGCGCCAGTCGAAGGTGACGGGGAGCGTGCGGCCGGCGACAAAGACGCGGGTCGGGCCGGGCTCGGTGATGCGCAGCGCGGAGGCCGTGGCGCGCCGGCTCGGGCCGATCTTCCCGGCGCTCAGCAGCACCGACTCGCCGGCCTCGAGCGTGCGCGGCTCACCCTGCTGGGCGATCAGGCCCGCCTCGCCGCGCAGCACCTCGAGCTCGGCGTCATGCTCGCGCTGGTGCACGGCGATCGAGGAATCACGGAAGCCCGCGCGAGGCGTCACCGTTACCCCCTCGACGACCGTGGGCAGCGGGTTCTTGGGGGCCTGCGCGCTGCCGCTCAGCGTCCAGCGCCCCGTGCGCGCCTCGAGCCGCAGCCCCGGGCCTGCGCCGCGGCGGTCGCGCCGCAAGACGAAGAGCCCAGGGCCTGTGAGCTGCGTCTGGGGCCCGTCCCGGCGGCCCACGAGCGCCCGCGCCTGCGTCCCGAGGCGCAGCGCGCTGCCGAACGCCACCGGCCGGGGCTGCGTCCCGCGGAGGGCCGCGAAGGCGCCCTGCTCACCGAGGCGAAGCTCGACGGCGCCACGGCCAACGCGGCGCACAAAGAAGCCGTCGGTGCGCCCGGCATCCTCCGCGGGTGGCTCGGCGATCGGGCCGCGAGCGTCGTCGCCGAGACCCCCATCGGCCGGCGTGGCGCCGTCCGCGGTCGCGGTCGCGGAGGCAGCCGTGGGGGTTGGCGTGGGCGCAGCAGGGCGGGCCGTGGCCAGCGTCAGCTCCAGCGTGCCCCCAGCCACCACCTGCGTGCGCTCCCCGTCCGCCCCCTCGACGCGAGCCTCGCCAAAGACCACCTCGAGTCGCGCCGGCGTGCTGGTGCTCGCGGCGGAGAGCGTGGCCTGAGCGGCCTGGCCCAACGTGATCTGGCGGCCACCGACGCGAATGACCAAGGTCGCAGCCTCGACCGCGGCGGCCGTCCCCTCGAGCTGGCCTTGTGCCAGTTCGAGCGTGACCTGGTCGCCAGTCGAGGACCGGGGCGAGAACTCGACGACCGAGAGGGGCGCGACCCGCAGGCGGCCACCGCTGCGGAGCGCCAGCGTCGCCCGGCTCGCCTCCGCCGTCTCGATCCGTCCGCCGCTGCGGATCAGCGCGCCGACGGTCGCCGCGACCAGGGGGTGCTGCCGCTGCGCGGCGACGTTGACGTGGCCGCTGCTGGTCGCCACCTCGGCGACCCAATCCACCGGACGCGCCGGGGTGCGGACGCAGGCGCCGAGGCATAACGCGAGCGCGGTGAAGAGCGCGCGGCCGACCCGCTGGTGGTCCGGGCCCCGGCGCTCGCCAGCGAGCTTGCGCGCGATCCGCTGCGGTCTCGATCGCCCGCGCATGCCCTCTCCCACGGCAATCCCCACGACTCAGCGGCTCCTTCGCGCGCCCAGCGCCGGGCGCCAGGGCACGCCTGGAAGGGCGTTGAAACCTGCGAGGAAGGTTGCATACTCGCGTCCCTGTCGCAATCTTCGCGGGGCTCGAAGGCGCCGCCGGAAGGGGCTCGATGCGCTGGGTCGCGCTGCTCTCGCTGACGGCAGTCGGTTATCTAGGGCTGCTCTGGCTCTGGAATCCGCTCGTCGCGCCCGGGCCGCCCGAATGGCGCTCGGGCGCTGCGCGCCGGAGGGCGGGCGACGTGGTGATCGTGATCGGCGGCGACACGGCGCCGACCGACGCGGCCGACCCCTGGCTGCGTCGCCATGGCTACCGCTACCCCTTCGCGGGCACCGCCGCGCTGCTCCGTGATAGCGACCTCGCGCTGGTCAATCTCGAGAGCGCAGTGGGCGACGCGCCACGCGGCTGGCCGCTCTACAAGCGCTACCGCTATCGCACCGCGCCGCAGGCGCTCGCGGCGCTGCGCTGGGCTGGCATCGATGCCGTGACCCTGGCGAACAACCACGCGCTGGATGATGGTCGCGAGGGTTTGTTGGTCACGCTGGGGCTGCTGCGCCAGGCCGGCCTGGCGGCGATCGGTGCCGGCGCCGATGCCGCCGCCGCGCGACGCGGGACGATCTTCACGCTTCGCGGCACGCGGGTCGGTGTGCTGGCCTATCTCGAGGATTCGCTGATGGACAGCCTCTACTGGCCCTCGTTCGCCTGGGGCGCGCGGCCCGGTTGTGCGCGGCTCGAGGCGCGGCACGCCCGCGATGACATCGCGCGCCTGCGGCGGGCCGGCGCCGATGTCGTCATCGTCATCGCGCATTGGGGACGGACCTACGCCGACGTCACGGCCGTGCAGCGCTTCTATGCCTGGTACCTGACCGCGGCGGGGGCCGATCTCGTCGTCGGCCACCATCCGCATCTGCCGCAGCCGCTCGCGCGCTCGCACGGACGTCCGGTGGTCTTCAGCCTCGGGAATTACGCGTTTGGTACGCCCGGGCGGCGCTTGCTGCGCTATGGGCTGCTGCTGCGGGTGGTGCTGCGCGAGCGCCGCCTGCAGCGCCTCGAGTTGCTTCCGCTCTTGGTGCAGAACCGCCAGGTCGACTTCCAGCCGCGGCGCCCCGCGCCGGCCGAGGCGAGGGCGCTGCTCCGGCGCCTGGCGCGGCGTTCTGCCGCCTACGGGGCCCCCTTGCGCGTCTTGGCCGATCGCGCCGTTTTGGATCAGCGATGAGCTAGCGATAGAGCTCGACGTTGAGGATCACCGTGCTGCCCTCGAAGACGCGCAGCTTCTTGCGCTGCGGGCGATAGCGCGGCGCTGAGATCACGATCTCGTACTCGCCGGGCTTCAGCTCGAGCGAGAACTGGCCGCGGGCGTCGACCGCGAGCGTCCGGTCGATCCCTGGCAAGAGGACCGTCGCCTTGGCCAGCGCGGCGCCGCCGCGGGCGCTGACAATGCCGCGCAGCGTACCCAGGCTGATCGTGGCCTTGCGCAGCAGCCGCAGCTTCAGGGGCGGTGCGTTCGCGCGCACCGTGGCCTCGGTCTCAAGCGGCTCAAAGCCGGGGGCATCGGCCCGCAGCGTGGTCGCGCCGAGGGGCAGGGGGAAGGTCAGGAAGGCCCCCGTCTTCGGCGCCACGGCCAGCGCGGAGGACGCTGCGCCCTCGACGCTGATGCGCGCATCCCAGACCGGCTCGCCGCTGTCATCGGCGACGACGGTGCCGCTGAGCGCGAAGCGTGCGGGCTCGACGGGCGCGCGCGCCCCGATCGCCGACGCCTCGTCGCGCGCTGGGCGACGCGGGTGAACGGGCGCGGCGGGCCAGGGGTCGAAGCGATAGCTGAGGCCGACGGTCAGTGCCCAGGGCGGGATGGCAAAGGCGTAGCGCTGCGCAGGCAAGGTGCTCGGAGCTCCGTCGCCGACGCCCGTCAGGCCGAGGTCGACGGCCGCCAGTAGCTGCAGGCCACGCCGCGGGCCCAGCCAGGCGCGGACGCCGAGCGTCAGCGATCCCGGGCTATCGCCGAGGCCTGGGGCGCCAGCACCGACGAAGGGCTGCAGGCTCAGCTCGAGGAAGGGGCCGACCCAGCGCGTCAAGTACTCGACGCCAGCCCGCGCCAGCACGCGGTGGAACGAGCTGACCTGGGCGGAGAAGCGTTGCGCCGGGCTGAGCGCGGCGAGGTCATCGAAGAGGTTCTCGGAGCCGTCGAAGTGGAAGCCGAGGTTGACGTGTGCGCGTAGCGGCAGGGCCTGTGGCCCCTGCCAGGTCGCCAGCGCGGCTACCGTCGTGTTGAGCGCCGAGCCCGAGAGCTTGAAGAATCCGGCAGCGGAGGGCAGCCGGAAATCCAGCAGGCCGCCGACGTGAAGCCCGTGACCGAGGGCAAAGCCCGTCTTGATCGCGAGCTCCGGATCGCCCACCGCGACCTGGAGCTCGTCGCGTGGCGCACCGGTCGTCTCGTCAGAAACCACGTGCACCGCGAAGGCCGCCGCGAGGAAGCGCCAGGGCGTCCAGGCCACGCTGTAGCTCGCCGCCATGCGCGCGTGGTCGGCCTTGGCGTCGTCGATCGCGAGGAAGTTATGCGCCGCGTAGAACTCATAGCTCGAGCCGACGACGAAGAAGCCGGGTGGCTGGAGGTCGGCGGAGACGACCCGCAAGAGGCCGCGCAGGCCGATCCGATCAGTCCCGCCGAGCAGCGTCGCGCGCGTCGTCTGGGCTGCGCCGATTGCGCAGGGGGCGCAGAGGGCAATCCCGACCAGGAGCCCAAGCAAGAAGCGACGAGGGGCGAGTCGCATGCGCTGTGTTCCTTCCCAAAGGACCGTGCGCGCCGGGACGAGCTGCTCAGGGAACTCGGCGCACGTGGTCGGTTTGCGACGGTAAGTATTTAACTGTACAATCGTTTTGCTCTTCACTTCAACCCTTGCGATGGAGCCACAGGTGGAAGCCGGCGGTGCGGCGGCGGGGGCGGATCGCCCGGTGAGGGGCGATCGCCACGGACGCTACGAGATCATCGACCGGCTCGCGACCGGCGGCATGGGCGAGGTGTACCTGGCGCGGGTCGTCGGGGCCGCCGGCTTTCAGAAGCTGGTGGTGATCAAGAAGATCCTGCCGCATCTGGCCGAGCAGGCGACCTTTGTCGAGGGGCTGGTCAAGGAGGCGAAGCTCCTGACCGAGCTGACCCATCCAAACATCGTCCAGGTGCTCGATCTGGGACGTGATGGTCGCGACTACTTCATGGCGATGGAGTACGTCCCCGGCTACAACCTGGCGACGATCGCCCATTACTGCGCGCAGAAGCGGATGGTGATCCCGGCGTCCGTCTGCACCTACATCGGCCTGCAGGTCTTGGCGGCGCTCGAATATGCGCACGGGATGGTCGATGCCGAGGGCAATCGCCGCAACGTGATCCACCGCGATGTCAGCCCGCAGAACGTGCTGGTCGACCGCGGCGGCCCGGTCAAGCTGACCGACTTTGGCATCGCGAAGATCGTCAGCGAGGCGGAGGGCGAGCTGACGACGACGCTGAAGGGCAAGTTCCGGTACATGGCGCCCGAGGCGATCGACGGCGGGCGCGTCGACCAACGCTACGATCTCTTCGCGGTCGGCATCATTCTCTTCGAGGCGCTCTGCCGCCGGCACCTCTTCGGGGGCCGCAGCGACGTCGAGATTCTGGCGCAGGTGCGCGCGGCGAAGGTGCCCTCGATCGATCGCTACCACCCCGCGATCCCGCGCTTACTGCAGGAGGTCATCGAGCGCTCGCTGCGCCGCGATCCGGCCGCGCGCTTCCAGAGCGCCGGAGAGTTCGCCAGCGCGCTGCGCGAGGCCCTCTGGCCCCAGGCCGAGGGGGAGGCCGCCAAGGAGCTGCGCGCCTTCATCACCGCGCTCTACGATCAGCCCGACTTCCCGCTCAGTCGGCCGAAGCTGCCGGTCGCGCCCAAGCTGGATGCGCCGCTCGTGGCGACGCGCTCGATCGTGCTGCGCTCCGATGTCGTCGCTGCCGCCGAGGGGACGCCGGAGCGTGGCGCCCGCCGACGCGAACGCTCGCGGAGCGCCCGCGAGGGCTTGTTATGGGCCGCCGTGCTGGCCATCACCCTGGTGCTTGGCTTCCTCGTCAGCGCGCAGCTTCGGCGCCCGCTGGCGCCGGTGTCGCTGCCGGCGGGGTCGGCAGGGGCGCTCGGTGGGCCGGGCGCCGCGGGTCGCTTGCGAGGCCCGAGGGAGGGCGCCGGCGCGGACGCCGGTCGGCCCGCCAGCGCCAGCACCAGCACGGCGGCAGCCGCTGCCGGCCGAGACGGCAGTAGCGGCCGTGAGCATGATCCCGGGCCGGGTCGGAGCCAACGTCAACCCGTCGCGCGGCGCGAGGTTCCCTTCACGCAGGCGATGGGCAGTCGCGCGCTGGCGCGACAGGGCGGCGCGATCACGGCCTGCTTCCGGACGCACATGCCCGCCGGTCGGGCAGAGGTCACGTTGCGCGTGATCTCGACGGTGCTCGGTGATGGACGGGTGGCCGCGGTGACGATCGAGCCGCCCGAGGAGGCGAGCTCGCCGATCGGCCGCTGTGTCTCGGGGTTGGCCCGCCGCGTCCGCTATCCCTCTCACGACCGTCCGCAGGTGACCTTCGTGCAACCGTTGACCGTTCGTCGCGCCGCCGCCCGTTGAGCGCCGCTCGGCGCCGGCCGCCCTTGCTCCGCCCTTGGGGGCCGCCCTCGGGCCGCCCTTGGGCCGCTTGACTCGCCACCGGGCGCGGGTATCGTTCGCCGATGAACTGGTGGCAGCGCGATCCGAATGGGCGCACCGCGGCGGCCGACGAGAAGAAGTCGGTGCCGAGCGGCGTCTGGACCCAATGCGATGGTTGTGGCGAGCCCCTGGTCGATACCGACCTGCAGGCGGAGCTCGGGGTCTGTGCCGCCTGCGGACACCATCACTATCTGGCGGCGCAGCGCCGCATCGCGCTGCTGCTCGATGCCGAGAGCTTCGTTGAGTTGGGCGCGGGCGTCGAGCCCTTGGACCCCCTCGGCTTCGAGGACACCAAGCCCTATCAAGAGCGGCTGAAGGCGGCGCGCAAGCGGAGCGGCTATAGCGAGGCCGTGATCGTCGGCCTGGGCCGCCTCGAGGGGCGGCCGGTGGCGCTCGGCGTGTTGGTCTTCGAGTTCATCGGCGGCTCGATGGGATCGGTGATGGGCGAGCGCCTCGCGCGCCTCTTCGAGGCGGCCGCCGCGCAGGGCTGCCCGGCGATCGTCTGCTCGGCCTCGGGCGGCGCGCGGATGCAGGAGGGCGTGCTCTCCCTGATGCAGATGGCCAAGACGACGGCGGCGCTGGCGCGCCTGAAGCGCTGCGGGCAACCCTACGTCTCGCTGCTCTGCCATCCGACCACCGGCGGGGTCGCGGCCAGCTTCGCCATGCTCGGCGATCTCAACCTGGCCGAGCCGGGTGCCCTGATCGGGTTTGCCGGGCCACGCGTGATCGAGCAGGCGCTGCGCCAGACGCTGCCCGAGGGCTTCCAGCGCGCTGAGTTCTTGCTCGAGCATGGGATGATCGACGCGATCGTAGCGCGCGCCGACCTGCGGGCGACGCTCGCGCGGCTGCTCGGCTTGCTGCTCGATCCGGTCGAGCCCGCGGCGTGATCGTCGGCCAGGCGGCGCGTCAGGTCGCCGAGCGCCTGCTCGGGCTGCGGCG
The Pseudomonadota bacterium DNA segment above includes these coding regions:
- a CDS encoding acetyl-CoA carboxylase carboxyltransferase subunit beta produces the protein MNWWQRDPNGRTAAADEKKSVPSGVWTQCDGCGEPLVDTDLQAELGVCAACGHHHYLAAQRRIALLLDAESFVELGAGVEPLDPLGFEDTKPYQERLKAARKRSGYSEAVIVGLGRLEGRPVALGVLVFEFIGGSMGSVMGERLARLFEAAAAQGCPAIVCSASGGARMQEGVLSLMQMAKTTAALARLKRCGQPYVSLLCHPTTGGVAASFAMLGDLNLAEPGALIGFAGPRVIEQALRQTLPEGFQRAEFLLEHGMIDAIVARADLRATLARLLGLLLDPVEPAA
- a CDS encoding carboxypeptidase regulatory-like domain-containing protein produces the protein MRLAPRRFLLGLLVGIALCAPCAIGAAQTTRATLLGGTDRIGLRGLLRVVSADLQPPGFFVVGSSYEFYAAHNFLAIDDAKADHARMAASYSVAWTPWRFLAAAFAVHVVSDETTGAPRDELQVAVGDPELAIKTGFALGHGLHVGGLLDFRLPSAAGFFKLSGSALNTTVAALATWQGPQALPLRAHVNLGFHFDGSENLFDDLAALSPAQRFSAQVSSFHRVLARAGVEYLTRWVGPFLELSLQPFVGAGAPGLGDSPGSLTLGVRAWLGPRRGLQLLAAVDLGLTGVGDGAPSTLPAQRYAFAIPPWALTVGLSYRFDPWPAAPVHPRRPARDEASAIGARAPVEPARFALSGTVVADDSGEPVWDARISVEGAASSALAVAPKTGAFLTFPLPLGATTLRADAPGFEPLETEATVRANAPPLKLRLLRKATISLGTLRGIVSARGGAALAKATVLLPGIDRTLAVDARGQFSLELKPGEYEIVISAPRYRPQRKKLRVFEGSTVILNVELYR
- a CDS encoding HEAT repeat domain-containing protein, which translates into the protein MSLETNPLSASPPLGCPSRVRARRWPSGRSPAWRRPLLVALALGQAAAALIACDAERVRALEQLRDREASARVQALRVLAARPDPALAPKILPLLVDPVGRVRHAALVALGVVGTRGHLDAVIARLRDRDLEVRLVALRLLGDSGRARAVPTLLPLLGDASAIVRNAAAQALQALGRSPLQQRQAEAAARFDAELLRLADPAPQVRAEAARELGRSGAARAAGPLLRRLAVAGESTLVIAAVLRALVRVDAAAARRTLRELGTAADPGRRLVAARVLAALRPPAWALLRAALSDPQPEVRGAALRGISRLRAAPAAALDPPAALATVLCAALELEGAGALRLLAAEAAGGHRLGCAPQAQAAAARARQALGVVEPSAGLTRALLEAFDLLARLRRQEDGELLIALLQRAMTVLQWEAEPWIGAERWREGASAAAPWSAPRATAIPSARASAKASGEALHTLLSRFHLRAADGQEQPLMPPTSSAEAVASRFAWLPRTVETEAWLARVARDAEDAVLAAAALDRLAEGALPASGARRAAFVVGAGADGRGGGARPEASSPLQQAVEVGLGSIDRQRRRAATGACVQLPPPQGEARALGLLGDADGAVREAAALVLGRLRAHQALPALLVLLARDPSPALVHALALLRDRRATRPLLRLLEEDHPAPRLGERRVVVEALGALADQAAAPALERELGHPDWRLRRAAASALARAGRARSRELLGDCAADYYGAVRQACAEALAKLAAAR
- a CDS encoding serine/threonine protein kinase, with product MEAGGAAAGADRPVRGDRHGRYEIIDRLATGGMGEVYLARVVGAAGFQKLVVIKKILPHLAEQATFVEGLVKEAKLLTELTHPNIVQVLDLGRDGRDYFMAMEYVPGYNLATIAHYCAQKRMVIPASVCTYIGLQVLAALEYAHGMVDAEGNRRNVIHRDVSPQNVLVDRGGPVKLTDFGIAKIVSEAEGELTTTLKGKFRYMAPEAIDGGRVDQRYDLFAVGIILFEALCRRHLFGGRSDVEILAQVRAAKVPSIDRYHPAIPRLLQEVIERSLRRDPAARFQSAGEFASALREALWPQAEGEAAKELRAFITALYDQPDFPLSRPKLPVAPKLDAPLVATRSIVLRSDVVAAAEGTPERGARRRERSRSAREGLLWAAVLAITLVLGFLVSAQLRRPLAPVSLPAGSAGALGGPGAAGRLRGPREGAGADAGRPASASTSTAAAAAGRDGSSGREHDPGPGRSQRQPVARREVPFTQAMGSRALARQGGAITACFRTHMPAGRAEVTLRVISTVLGDGRVAAVTIEPPEEASSPIGRCVSGLARRVRYPSHDRPQVTFVQPLTVRRAAAR
- a CDS encoding CapA family protein — translated: MRWVALLSLTAVGYLGLLWLWNPLVAPGPPEWRSGAARRRAGDVVIVIGGDTAPTDAADPWLRRHGYRYPFAGTAALLRDSDLALVNLESAVGDAPRGWPLYKRYRYRTAPQALAALRWAGIDAVTLANNHALDDGREGLLVTLGLLRQAGLAAIGAGADAAAARRGTIFTLRGTRVGVLAYLEDSLMDSLYWPSFAWGARPGCARLEARHARDDIARLRRAGADVVIVIAHWGRTYADVTAVQRFYAWYLTAAGADLVVGHHPHLPQPLARSHGRPVVFSLGNYAFGTPGRRLLRYGLLLRVVLRERRLQRLELLPLLVQNRQVDFQPRRPAPAEARALLRRLARRSAAYGAPLRVLADRAVLDQR
- a CDS encoding FecR domain-containing protein, with translation MRGRSRPQRIARKLAGERRGPDHQRVGRALFTALALCLGACVRTPARPVDWVAEVATSSGHVNVAAQRQHPLVAATVGALIRSGGRIETAEASRATLALRSGGRLRVAPLSVVEFSPRSSTGDQVTLELAQGQLEGTAAAVEAATLVIRVGGRQITLGQAAQATLSAASTSTPARLEVVFGEARVEGADGERTQVVAGGTLELTLATARPAAPTPTPTAASATATADGATPADGGLGDDARGPIAEPPAEDAGRTDGFFVRRVGRGAVELRLGEQGAFAALRGTQPRPVAFGSALRLGTQARALVGRRDGPQTQLTGPGLFVLRRDRRGAGPGLRLEARTGRWTLSGSAQAPKNPLPTVVEGVTVTPRAGFRDSSIAVHQREHDAELEVLRGEAGLIAQQGEPRTLEAGESVLLSAGKIGPSRRATASALRITEPGPTRVFVAGRTLPVTFDWRSAPAERTVVEVSRSSAFQRPLFADALRRRELTLQLDRGARETVYFWRLRPVNSTGRLGAATAGRLTLVPDTSHRALENLRPPRNLIREDYGNTTVYYQNSLPRFVFTWDAIAGATSYAVKVVSESDVGTVLVNETTSSTSLTLPAGHLGEGTYIWYVVGRAGETLVRTSEQRRLRVAYDNATPDLQIVYPRNGTVVTTAELEVRGAIRPGTAIQINGQALQLDHSARFLHRLALVPGRNDIVFRVSDKRRGSSLYVRTVLRR